The following are encoded in a window of Nibricoccus aquaticus genomic DNA:
- a CDS encoding TonB family protein, protein MSATDSTGYFIELGENNLIIARTNLSQRPRTVDELREVWLGDAAAVDGLIGEIKPTGSTGKAVTLLRLKPRASFLADSAQAQKIKTPIAVEEFLKESLGAENVPANWAWAASKDGRLPENGAQWVLDATPVSATDEALAKIKAWSFELLRSESAPLSLAGALATAVRTAQAGVPVLFCDVAEARTHLYLITAQGISAHTTAEAGFDALAGSTQEALGLKFRGSAARLLFNETYDFADSAAKIVEPLASGIKNSLPSLGAVAPASIVCGGILAKQAWITQALASALGLKPFAPDTAALASTLGLSFGGNVKADTVAPSWLGVLGAVAAYDQRTPGAATPWHSALTGTPVAAPPFVPAIAPEPPKPAVVITPPAKPAEPAKPVVPAIKPAEPAPAAKPAAVITPPAKPAEPAKAAAPAAAKPAQPATPVAKPADPKAQGKQPDSKAAPVIAKPAPAPAQKGPAKPEPTKPSPAPAPSTKPALAPVPSAARPATPAPFPKKKSNTPIIIAVAAAVVIAIVAFFVVSGGNKAKIEADRLAEVERRAAEEAAARRQDAEKAKANEERLKKEADEARQKALADAEALRLQSEQNLKSTTERLLNARGGFSIATEPAGASISLGDRAPRTSPVTWNDLRLGRYDITISLNGYDSEQRSVEIKDSAITDLGVVALKRQVGSVDLNSDPAGLAYEIKPSGSLFVNAGDVRTGQTPAKVEDLPVGSYQVSISRANWPAYTSTVNIERNGTARVQGTFVGGSVTITSSPSGATVLRDNQSQVGVTPLTINDLIPGTVTYTVTQRGMDPVPLTGKIEPGKTLALNATLLDSDRVMKLTELDERPVQITIVEPELTSAQQADGGSVLISLTVGKDGVPSDLKVDQASNPNLGRVCLTAAAKWRFKPGTIKGKPVRSRVSIPFKFQPQS, encoded by the coding sequence ATGAGCGCCACTGATTCCACCGGATATTTCATCGAACTAGGTGAAAACAACTTAATCATTGCCCGCACTAACCTCAGCCAGCGCCCGCGCACGGTCGATGAGCTGCGCGAAGTGTGGCTCGGCGATGCTGCCGCCGTCGATGGACTCATCGGCGAAATCAAACCCACCGGCTCCACTGGCAAAGCAGTCACGCTCCTCCGCCTCAAACCCCGCGCTTCATTTCTCGCCGATTCTGCTCAGGCGCAAAAAATAAAGACACCCATCGCCGTCGAAGAATTCCTCAAGGAATCACTCGGAGCCGAAAACGTTCCAGCCAACTGGGCTTGGGCCGCCTCGAAAGACGGCCGCCTCCCAGAAAACGGAGCTCAATGGGTGCTCGACGCCACCCCCGTTTCCGCCACCGACGAAGCTCTCGCCAAAATCAAAGCGTGGTCATTTGAACTGCTCCGCTCCGAGTCCGCGCCCCTCTCGCTTGCCGGTGCCCTCGCCACCGCCGTGCGCACCGCTCAGGCCGGAGTCCCCGTCCTCTTCTGCGATGTCGCCGAAGCCCGCACCCACCTCTACCTGATCACCGCCCAGGGTATCAGTGCCCACACTACCGCCGAGGCCGGCTTCGACGCCCTCGCCGGCTCCACCCAGGAGGCTCTCGGCCTCAAGTTCCGTGGCTCAGCCGCCCGCCTTCTCTTCAACGAGACCTACGATTTCGCCGACTCTGCGGCTAAAATCGTCGAGCCTCTCGCCTCCGGCATCAAAAACTCCCTGCCCTCACTAGGCGCAGTCGCCCCAGCCTCGATCGTCTGCGGCGGCATCCTCGCAAAACAGGCATGGATCACCCAGGCCCTCGCCTCCGCGCTCGGCCTCAAACCGTTCGCGCCCGACACCGCCGCGCTCGCATCAACCCTCGGCCTCTCATTCGGCGGTAATGTGAAAGCCGATACCGTCGCCCCCTCCTGGCTCGGCGTGCTCGGCGCGGTCGCCGCCTACGATCAGCGCACCCCCGGGGCGGCCACTCCCTGGCACTCCGCGCTTACCGGCACACCTGTTGCCGCTCCTCCCTTCGTTCCCGCCATCGCCCCCGAACCACCAAAGCCTGCGGTCGTCATCACGCCCCCCGCTAAACCTGCGGAACCCGCCAAGCCCGTCGTTCCCGCCATCAAACCGGCCGAGCCAGCTCCCGCCGCCAAACCTGCGGCCGTCATCACGCCACCTGCCAAACCCGCCGAACCGGCCAAAGCCGCAGCTCCAGCCGCCGCCAAACCCGCTCAGCCCGCCACGCCAGTGGCCAAGCCCGCCGACCCGAAAGCACAGGGCAAACAACCCGACTCCAAAGCAGCTCCAGTCATTGCGAAACCCGCCCCCGCTCCCGCGCAAAAAGGCCCGGCCAAGCCCGAGCCAACCAAGCCATCGCCCGCGCCCGCTCCCTCAACCAAACCCGCGCTCGCTCCAGTTCCTTCCGCTGCACGCCCCGCGACCCCTGCTCCTTTCCCCAAGAAAAAGAGCAACACGCCAATCATCATCGCCGTCGCCGCCGCTGTGGTGATCGCCATCGTCGCCTTCTTCGTCGTTAGTGGCGGCAATAAGGCAAAGATAGAGGCTGATCGTCTCGCTGAGGTCGAACGCCGCGCCGCCGAAGAGGCCGCCGCCCGCCGCCAGGACGCCGAAAAGGCCAAGGCCAACGAAGAGCGCCTCAAAAAAGAAGCCGACGAGGCCCGCCAGAAAGCCCTCGCCGATGCCGAGGCCCTCCGCCTCCAGTCCGAACAAAATCTCAAATCCACCACCGAGCGCCTCCTCAACGCCCGCGGCGGTTTCAGCATCGCCACCGAGCCCGCCGGCGCATCCATCTCGCTCGGCGACCGCGCCCCCCGCACTTCCCCCGTCACTTGGAATGACCTCCGCCTCGGCCGCTACGACATCACCATCTCGCTCAATGGCTACGACAGCGAACAACGCTCCGTCGAAATCAAAGACAGCGCCATCACCGACCTCGGTGTGGTCGCCCTCAAACGCCAGGTCGGCAGTGTCGATCTGAACAGCGATCCCGCTGGTCTCGCTTATGAGATCAAACCCTCCGGCTCGCTCTTCGTAAACGCTGGCGACGTCCGCACCGGCCAGACTCCCGCCAAAGTCGAGGATCTCCCCGTCGGCAGCTACCAAGTCTCCATCAGCCGCGCCAACTGGCCCGCCTACACCTCCACGGTGAACATCGAGCGCAATGGCACCGCCCGCGTCCAAGGCACCTTCGTCGGCGGCAGCGTCACCATCACCAGCTCGCCAAGCGGCGCCACCGTCCTGCGCGACAATCAGTCCCAAGTCGGCGTCACCCCGCTCACCATCAACGACCTCATCCCCGGCACCGTGACCTACACCGTCACCCAGCGCGGCATGGACCCCGTCCCCCTCACCGGCAAAATCGAGCCAGGCAAAACCCTCGCGCTCAACGCCACCCTCCTCGACTCCGACCGCGTGATGAAACTCACCGAACTCGACGAGCGTCCCGTCCAGATCACCATCGTCGAACCCGAGCTCACCAGCGCCCAGCAAGCCGACGGCGGCTCCGTCCTTATCTCGCTCACCGTGGGCAAAGACGGCGTCCCCTCCGACCTCAAAGTCGATCAAGCCTCCAATCCCAACCTCGGCCGCGTGTGCCTCACCGCCGCCGCCAAGTGGCGCTTCAAGCCAGGCACCATCAAGGGCAAACCCGTCCGCTCACGCGTCTCGATCCCGTTCAAGTTCCAGCCACAAAGCTGA
- the rpiB gene encoding ribose 5-phosphate isomerase B, translating to MKTFKIAIGSDHAGFKYKEAIKAMLLAEGHTVRDFGTYSAESCDYPDFIRPTAEAVARGEFERGIVLGGSGNGEAIVANKVKGVRCGLCWTEQVAIWNRSHNDGNVLSLGERTVTEPEALKIVKVWLATEFEGGRHIARIKKIE from the coding sequence ATGAAGACTTTCAAGATCGCCATCGGCTCCGACCACGCCGGTTTCAAATACAAAGAGGCCATCAAGGCCATGCTCCTCGCCGAGGGCCACACCGTCCGCGACTTCGGCACCTACTCCGCCGAGTCCTGCGACTATCCCGACTTCATCCGCCCCACCGCCGAAGCCGTCGCTCGCGGCGAATTCGAGCGCGGCATCGTCCTCGGCGGCTCCGGCAACGGCGAAGCCATCGTCGCCAACAAAGTCAAAGGCGTCCGCTGCGGTCTCTGCTGGACCGAACAAGTCGCCATCTGGAACCGCTCCCATAACGACGGCAACGTCCTCTCCCTCGGCGAACGCACCGTCACCGAACCCGAAGCCCTCAAGATCGTAAAAGTCTGGCTCGCCACCGAATTCGAAGGCGGCCGCCACATCGCCCGCATCAAGAAGATCGAGTAA
- a CDS encoding DUF4339 domain-containing protein produces the protein MSLEPPSPTTAALRYYLALDGQVSGPHGLDALRDMASVHAFTRDTPATLEGTENWQPIHAHAELAAVLFPAAAKFQLKAKAITLTTDSVTPVSVEEILRTNLSAEALTTPPPDYIAQPTRPPGRARNRDYALSALLANALGAAAWFIFPHNPVILVFLLSYLTIANLGLYWVMFHVMDRY, from the coding sequence ATGTCACTCGAGCCGCCCAGCCCCACTACAGCCGCCCTCCGCTACTACCTCGCCCTCGACGGCCAGGTCTCCGGCCCCCACGGACTCGACGCCCTCCGCGACATGGCCTCCGTCCACGCCTTCACCCGCGACACCCCCGCCACTCTCGAAGGCACCGAAAACTGGCAGCCCATCCACGCCCACGCCGAACTCGCCGCCGTCCTCTTCCCCGCCGCCGCGAAATTCCAGCTCAAGGCCAAAGCCATCACGCTCACGACCGACTCAGTCACCCCCGTCTCCGTCGAAGAAATCCTCCGCACCAATCTCTCCGCCGAAGCCCTCACCACGCCTCCGCCCGACTACATCGCCCAGCCCACGCGCCCACCCGGCCGCGCCCGCAATCGCGATTACGCCCTCTCCGCCCTCCTCGCCAACGCCCTCGGAGCGGCCGCCTGGTTTATCTTCCCGCACAACCCCGTCATCCTCGTCTTCCTCCTCTCCTATCTCACAATCGCCAACCTCGGCCTCTACTGGGTCATGTTTCACGTCATGGACCGCTACTGA